Below is a genomic region from Actinomycetota bacterium.
CGCGGGACTCGACGCTGAACTCTCCGACGAGGCGGGCGACCAGCGCCGCCGGTTCCTCGGCGCCGGCGGGTGGGCGCGGGGCCCGCAAGCCACCGACGCCGTCCTGCAGTGGTGCGACGTCGCGGTCGACTGTCTGCTGGGGACCGGGGCGACCGGCGCGCCCCGCGGGGTGATCGGCGAGGCGGTGGCGGCGCTGCGGCGGGCCCGCCACCGCGGGACGTCGGTGGTGGCGTGCGACGTCCCCACCGGTGTCCAGGCTGACGACGGGCAGGTCCCGGGCGAGGCCGTCTCGGCCGATCTGACGGTCACGTTCGGCGGCTTGAAGCGCGGCGTGCTGCTGTACCCCGGAGCCAAGTACGCCGGCCGCGTCGCGGTCGGGGATCTGGGCGAGGCGTACCAGCCGCCCGAGGTCGCCTGGTCGGCGCTGACCGCTGCTGGCGCCGCCCCGCAGGCGCTCCCGGTCGAGGTGGACAAGCACGCCCGCGGCAGGGTCCTGGTCGTCGCGGGGTCGCGCGGCATGGCCGGTGCGGCGGTGCTGTGCGCACGCGGTGCCCTGGCGGCCGGTGCGGGGCTGGTCACCGTCGCGGTCCCGCGCGGCATCCAGGACCTGGTCGCCGGCCTGATCCCGCCTGCGCTGACCGTCGGTCTGGACGATGCCGGCGGGGCGGTGGCCGCCACCGCCGCCGATGCGATCCGCGACGCCGCGGCGGACGCCGACGTGGTGGTGGCTGGACCCGGCATGACGTTCGGATCCGGCACCCGCCAGGTGATCGACGCGCTGCGCCGAACGGCCCGACGGCTCGTGCTCGACGCCGATGCTCTCAACGCCCACCGCGGCGAGACCGACGTCCTGGCCGACCACGCCGGCGAACTCGTCGTCACGCCCCAGCACCGGGAGCTGGCCCGGCTGGTCGAAGACGCCACGGACGGCGACGACGCGCTGCGCCGCCGCGCCGAGCTGGCACCACCGCTGGCAGCGCGGCTGCGTGCCACGGTCGTGGCCAAGGGCCCCACCACCGTCGTCGCCGCACCCGACCAACGGGTTTGGGTGACCCCCACCGGCGGTCCGGCGCTGGCAGCGGGCGGGACGGGCGACGTCCTCGCCGGCATGGTCGCGGCCGGCTGCGCCACCGCAGACGACGTCCCGCACGCCGTCGCGCAGGCGTGCTGGCGCGGCGGGCTGGCCGGACAGCTGGCTGGGGTGACGGCCGCCGACCGCAGCACCAGCGTCGACATGGCTGAGGCGGTCCCGGCCGCGCTGGCGCTCACCGTCCGGTTAGCGCACGACCGACCGACGTGGCCTTTCGACGCGCCAGGCTGGCGTGCCGGACGCACCCCGGCCGACGACGCCCCGTCCGGGCGGCGCCCGTGACCGGTCTCCGCGACGACCCTGGTGGGCCGCTCCGCCCGGCGGTGGCCGAGATCGACCTCGAGGCGGTCGACCACAACGTCCGCCTGTTGCGCGAACGCGTCGCGCCGGCCGAGGTGATCGCCGTCGTCAAGGCCGACGCGTACGGGCACGGCGCGGTCCCCGTGGCGCGGGCTGCGCTGAGCGCCGGAGCCACGTCGCTCGCGGTCGCGCTCGTGGAGGAGGCCGAGGAGCTGCGCGCCGCCGGCGTGACCGTGCCGATCCTGTTGCTGTCCGAACCGCCGCCGGCCGCTGCCGCCCGGATCGTGGCCGCCGACCTGACACCGTCGGTGTACACCGCGACGTTCGCGGAAGCCCTCCGCGTGGAGGCCGCCAGACGCAGCCGCCCGGTGCGCGTCCACGTCAACGCCGACACCGGCATGGGACGCGTGGGGGTGCCCCGATCGGATTGGGACGGGTTCCTGCGGACGTTGCGCGCCTGGCCGGACCTGGAGGTCCAAGGCCTCATGACCCACTTCGCGTGCGCCGACCAGCCGGGACACCCCTCGGTCCGCCAGCAGCAGCAGCGGTTCGAGGAGTTCCTGCAGTTGGCCCGCACGCACGGCTTCGACGCCACCGTCGTCCACGCGGCCAACTCCGCGGCGGCGCTCACCATCGACGAGGCGCACTACGACGCGGTCCGTCTCGGCATCGCGATGTACGGGGCGCCCCCATCTCCCGCCCTGGCCAGCGCCGCGCAGCTGCGCCCGGTGATGCGCCTGGTGGCCGAGGTGGCGTTCGCCAAGCGGGTCCGGGCCAACACCGCGATCTCGTACGGACACAGCTGGTCGGCTCCCACGGCCGGCGTCGTCGCTACGGTCCCGCTCGGGTACGCCGACGGGGTACCCCGGCTGCTGTCGAACCGTGGCGAGGTGGTGGTGAGCGGGGTCCGCCGCCCGATCGTCGGGGCCGTCACCATGGACATGTTCATGGTGTGGTGCGGCGACAACCGGGTCGACGTCG
It encodes:
- a CDS encoding NAD(P)H-hydrate dehydratase; this encodes AGLDAELSDEAGDQRRRFLGAGGWARGPQATDAVLQWCDVAVDCLLGTGATGAPRGVIGEAVAALRRARHRGTSVVACDVPTGVQADDGQVPGEAVSADLTVTFGGLKRGVLLYPGAKYAGRVAVGDLGEAYQPPEVAWSALTAAGAAPQALPVEVDKHARGRVLVVAGSRGMAGAAVLCARGALAAGAGLVTVAVPRGIQDLVAGLIPPALTVGLDDAGGAVAATAADAIRDAAADADVVVAGPGMTFGSGTRQVIDALRRTARRLVLDADALNAHRGETDVLADHAGELVVTPQHRELARLVEDATDGDDALRRRAELAPPLAARLRATVVAKGPTTVVAAPDQRVWVTPTGGPALAAGGTGDVLAGMVAAGCATADDVPHAVAQACWRGGLAGQLAGVTAADRSTSVDMAEAVPAALALTVRLAHDRPTWPFDAPGWRAGRTPADDAPSGRRP
- the alr gene encoding alanine racemase is translated as MTGLRDDPGGPLRPAVAEIDLEAVDHNVRLLRERVAPAEVIAVVKADAYGHGAVPVARAALSAGATSLAVALVEEAEELRAAGVTVPILLLSEPPPAAAARIVAADLTPSVYTATFAEALRVEAARRSRPVRVHVNADTGMGRVGVPRSDWDGFLRTLRAWPDLEVQGLMTHFACADQPGHPSVRQQQQRFEEFLQLARTHGFDATVVHAANSAAALTIDEAHYDAVRLGIAMYGAPPSPALASAAQLRPVMRLVAEVAFAKRVRANTAISYGHSWSAPTAGVVATVPLGYADGVPRLLSNRGEVVVSGVRRPIVGAVTMDMFMVWCGDNRVDVGDEVVLLGRQEDAEVTATEWAHHADTIAYEILSRIAPRVPRVYLTGQASGG